In Isoptericola variabilis 225, the genomic window CCGCTACCCACTGAAACCCCCGACCAACGCGGCCGGCTGTCTCAGGACCCAACAGTGTGCTCTCCGAACCCCACACCCCCGCACCGGTCTTCCCACCCCACAGGGGCGTACTAGCCGGCACACCAGGTGCACGAAAGGCTCTACGGTCAACGTTCCACCCTCGAGCGACCACCAGGCGCACGATCGGCACCTGCAGCGGTCCTCCTCTACCCCCACCCGGCCGGCCCCCACGAAGAGACCCACCGGACGCACCACGGTGCACGGGGATACGAGTGCTCCTTAGAAAGGAGGTGATCCAGCCGCACCTTCCGGTACGGCTACCTTGTTACGACTTAGTCCCAATCGCCAGTCCCACCTTCGACCACTCCCCCCGGCGAACCGGTTGGGCCATGGGCTTCGGGTGTTACCAACTTTCGTGACTTGACGGGCGGTGTGTACAAGGCCCGGGAACGTATTCACCGCAGCGTTGCTGATCTGCGATTACTAGCGACTCCGACTTCATGGGGTCGAGTTGCAGACCCCAATCCGAACTGAGACCGGCTTTTTGGGATTCGCTCCACCTTACGGTATCGCAGCCCTCTGTACCGGCCATTGTAGCATGCGTGAAGCCCAAGACATAAGGGGCATGATGATTTGACGTCATCCCCACCTTCCTCCGAGTTGACCCCGGCAGTCTCCCATGAGTCCCCGGCATAACCCGCTGGCAACATGGGACAAGGGTTGCGCTCGTTGCGGGACTTAACCCAACATCTCACGACACGAGCTGACGACAACCATGCACCACCTGTGCACCGACCTTACGGGGCACCCATCTCTGAGTGTTTCCGGTGCATGTCAAGCCTTGGTAAGGTTCTTCGCGTTGCATCGAATTAATCCGCATGCTCCGCCGCTTGTGCGGGCCCCCGTCAATTCCTTTGAGTTTTAGCCTTGCGGCCGTACTCCCCAGGCGGGGCACTTAATGCGTTAGCTGCGGCACGGAACTCGTGGAATGAGCCCCACACCTAGTGCCCAACGTTTACGGCATGGACTACCAGGGTATCTAATCCTGTTCGCTCCCCATGCTTTCGCTCCTCAGCGTCAGTTGCGGCCCAGAGACCTGCCTTCGCCATCGGTGTTCCTCCTGATATCTGCGCATTCCACCGCTACACCAGGAATTCCAGTCTCCCCTACCGCACTCTAGTCTGCCCGTACCCGATGCAAGCCCGAGGTTGAGCCTCGGGTTTTCACACCAGACGCGACAGACCGCCTACGAGCTCTTTACGCCCAATAATTCCGGACAACGCTTGCGCCCTACGTATTACCGCGGCTGCTGGCACGTAGTTAGCCGGCGCTTCTTCTGCAGGTACCGTCACTTGCGCTTCTTCCCTGCTGAAAGAGGTTTACAACCCGAAGGCCGTCATCCCTCACGCGGCGTCGCTGCATCAGGCTTGCGCCCATTGTGCAATATTCCCCACTGCTGCCTCCCGTAGGAGTCTGGGCCGTGTCTCAGTCCCAGTGTGGCCGGTCGCCCTCTCAGGCCGGCTACCCGTCGAAGCCTTGGTAGGCCATCACCCCACCAACAAGCTGATAGGCCGCGAGCCCATCCCCCACCGAAAAACTTTCCAACACCCACCATGCGATGAGCGCTCATATCCGGTATTAGACCCCGTTTCCAAGGCTTATCCCGAAGTGGAGGGCAGGTTGCTCACGTGTTACTCACCCGTTCGCCACTGATCCACCCAGCAAGCTGGGCTTCACCGTTCGACTTGCATGTGTTAAGCACGCCGCCAGCGTTCGTCCTGAGCCAGGATCAAACTCTCCGTAAAAGAGAAAACAAACACCCACGCACCACAAAGGCACGACCGGGCGCTTGATCGATACTGGCCAGACCAAACTATCACTAGCTCAGTCCATCCAAAGGAATCCCACCAGACCACCACACCCAAAAGGCGCGGCAACCCGGACAGGGTTCAAAAATGCTTGGCATTGACTATCAAGCACACTGTTGAGTTCTCAAACAACCGACGCACACCATCCAGGCCGAAACCCCCAAGGCTCCGACCCCGTCCGGGGCAACCCTTCTAACTTACCAGACCTTCCCGGCGTCTCCAACCCCGCGTTCCCGCGGACCGGAGCTCCCGGTCGGACCGGCAAGCCCCACACACCCTCGCCCGGAGCGCACTGAGCACCCGATCGATTCGGTGTGAGTTCCAACCCCGGGCGGCCACTTTGCCTGCCGGCTCGCGCCGTGCTGGGCTCTTCGTGTCCGTCTGCCTGTCGGGCTGACGTCAGAGAACATTACACCTCTCGCGGCGTCGCGCCAACCCCGTGCGACGTGACCCGGCGCACACGGCCCCGAAGACACGTCGCCGCAGGTCACGGCCAACGTCCGCGGCCCGGCCCTCCCGGTGCTCGGGCGCGCGGGCCCCGCCGCCTCCCCGCCGGCTAGATTCGGTGCCGTGACCGCACGCACCGACGTCGTCGTCCGACCTGCCCGGCCCGAGGAGGCCGCCGAGATCGCCTGGCTCGCCGCCCTGACGTTCCCGCTCGCCTGCCCGCCCGGCACCCCCGTGGCCACGATGGCGGCGCACGTCGCGGACAAGCTCACGCCGGCCCGCTTCGAGGCCTGGGCCCGCAGCGACGCGCACGCGCTCGTCGTGGCGACCGACGAGGCGTCGTCGCCCGCGGTCCTCGGGTACGCGCTCGTGGTCCTCGGGATGCCCGACGGAGAGGCGGAGGCGGCCGTGCTGCGCGACGTCGTGGGGTCAGGCCCGTACGCCGAGCTGTCCAAGATCTACGTGCACCCGCGTGCTCAGGGCACCGGGGTGGCCGGCGCGCTCATGGAGGGCGCCGTCGCGGCGGCGGGCGGGCTCGCCGCCCGCGCAGGTCACCCCACGCCGCGTCCGCTCTGGCTCGGGACCAACGGGCAGAACGCTCGGGCACAGGCGTTCTACCGCCGGCACGGGTTCACCGTCGTCGGCCGCCGCACGTACGTGGTCGGGGGCGTGGAGCACGACGACGTGGTCATGCTCCACGCCGCCACGCATTGACGCGCGGGGCTCCTGCCGCCGCACCTCCGGGCGTCCGGGTCCTCAGTGGCCTGGGTGCCCGTGCGGGTCGTCGAGCGGCACGCCGCCCTCGCCCGCGCGCAGCACGAGGTGGAGATGACCCTTGTCCGCCGTGACATAGAGGTTGTCGAGCTGCATCGCCGCGCTGCCGAAGGCGTCGACGGCATGGTCTCGCGCAGCGCCCGCAAGTCGGAAGAGCGTCTCGTCCGACGCGGGCTCCGCCGAGAGTGCCTGCTCGACGAGGTCGACCGAGCTGCCGAGCAGCTCGAGCGTGAGCACGAAGCCGCTGCGCACCATGTTGTGCTCCGTCCCGCCCGACGGGAGTGCGTCCGCCTCGACCGCCAGTTCCTCGAGGGAAGCACGCCACTCGTCGACATCCTCTCCGGTGGGCGTCCGGCGCGTCGAGCCGTCCGACGGGTGGGCGCCGTGCAACCCCTCGAGCACAGGGGCCAGCTCGTCCTGCAGACCAACGCCGAACGTCGCCAGGGCTTCCAGGCTCTGGGCGTTCCGCTCGGCCTCGGCTCGCTCGAGCTCCGCGACCCGGGCGGGGTCAGGCTGGCCCGCGACTGTCGGCGGGGTCGTCCGGTCCGGGTGCAACCACGCGGCGGTCGTGCCTGCTCCGGCGAGAGCGCCGAGCATCGCGGCGAGCGCCAAGGGGACCCAGCGGCGGTGCCACCGGACGCCGCGGTCCGGATGTTCCTTGGGGCTCCCCGGTCGTCGACGCGCCCCTTGGCGTGCCGACGACCGGGGCGCGGGGCGGCCGGCACCACCCCGGTCATGCGCACGTGCGCTCGACGTGGTGGGCGGCGTCCGTCGGGGCGTCGACGTGCGGCGACCCTGTCCTCGCGCTGTCACCTTCGAGCTCACGTCCAAACTCCTTGCTGTCGTGTCGTTCCGGTGCACCTCTCGGTGCGGTGGGACGCCGGTGGTGGCGGACGTGCCGCCACCACCGGCGCCGGCGTCAGCCGCAGCTGACGGCGTCGTACTCCGCCTCGACCGTCGACGTGCGGTCGCCGATCGTGGCGGTCACGCTGACCGTGCCTGCCTCCACGCTGTCCGCCTTCGGGCGGAACTTGTGGAGCGGCGTGTCACCCGGTGCGACATCGGGATAGGTCTTCGACCCGTACGCGGTCTCGACCAGCACCTCCGCCGGCTCGGCGTCGTCGTTCGACACGCGGACGGTCACGACCGCCTGCTTGCCGACGCACTCCGCCACCGCCTGGACACCGACGGCCACGGGCTCCTCGTCGTCCGCCGTCGTGAGACGGAACCAGTCGAACCCGACGACCACGGGCGACGTCTGCTTCGGACCGATCGCCATGAGGCCGATCGACGTGAGCGGCACGTCGTGCGTGACCGGGTCCCCGAGGGAGACCCACTCCTCGCCGTCCTCGCTCACCGAGCCCTGGTAGGTGTCGCCCACCTTCTCCAGGCGCAGGTGCCAGAACCCGGACGACGGCTCGCCGGCGAGGTCGATCTGCCGGTTCCCGCCGGCGCCGAACGCCCCGCCCTGCTCCGAGACGAGCTCGGCGCCGAGGAGCGTCGCCGCTCCCGGGGCGTTCTTCGCCACGACGTCGAGCTTCACGTAGTCGTCGTCGTCCGCGTAGGCCAGCAGACCGGCGAGCTGCCACTGGTGCTGCAGCGGCGCGGCGAACCGCGTCTCGGCGACCCAGTCACCCTCCGGCGCACGCTGGAGGATGAAGTTCTTCGGGTCGTCGTTGGCGGAACCGTTGATGTCGCCCGGCTGCGTCGTGATCTGCAGCCGGCCGTCGGCCACGGTGACGTGGTCGGCGTCGTACCGGACGATCGAGTCCCAGCGGCAGCCGTCGATGCCCTCGCCGTCGAACTCGTCGCTCGGCTTACGGACACCGCCGTCGGGGTCGCCCTCGACGTCGCACTCCGGCGGCGTGTCACCCGGGTCGGGTGCGGACGGGTCCGCCGGGTCGTCGTCGAACGTGAAGTCCTGGAACTCCACGGCGCTCGTGGCGGACGCGCTGTGCGCCGTCACGAACATGCCGACGTCCTGCACCGACGCCGCACCCGGCAGGGTGACCGGCTGGCCGATCTGGCGGAAGTCCTTGCCGTCGGCGCTCCAGTACGCGTAGTACAGGTCGCCGTACCGGACGAGCCGCACCCATGCCGGGTACGCCGTCGTGCCGGCGCTCGACGACGTGCTGAGCTGGCCCGACTCGTTGCCGCGCAGCCACTCGAACCCGCCCGAGGGCCTGATGCCCAGGGCGGCGTACCCCGGGGAGGACCCCGGAGCCGTCACGTCGTTCCGGACGATGATGCCCGCCTTCGCCGACGAGTGGGAGTTCTGCTGGCTGTTGATCCGCACGGTGACGGACCAGGTGTCGTCCACCCCCTCGCGGTAGAGCGCCGAGTACTCGTCGGTGCCCTGCCACATGTTCGCGCCGCCGGACGTGATGAGGTACCGGTTCGCACCCAGGTGCTCGAACTCGCCCCGGGCGTTGGTGAACGTCTTCAGGCCGTCGAACGGGTCCCCGACCTGGGCCACGACGATGCGCGACGTCGTCGACAGACCACGGTCGTTGGTCGCCACGGCGGTCAGCTCGTAGTAGCCGTCCTCCGTGACCGTCCACGCCGCCTCGTAGGGGGCCTGCGTGTCGACCCCGATCGAGGAGCCGTCGACGAAGAACTCGACCTGCGTGATCTCGTTCTCGGCGTCGGTCGCGTCGGCCGCCACGGTGATCTCACCCTGCTCGAGCTCGACTCCCGCCTCGGGTGCCGTGATGGCGACCTCGGGGCGCGTCGTCTCCGAGACGCCCTTGCCGTTCGCCTCGATGAAGTTGAGGCGACGCTCGCCGGAGCCGGGGAACACGGCGAAGAGCGTGAAGCTCTCCCCCGGGTCCTCGACGTCGACCCGGACGTCCGTGAAGGTCGTCAGGCCGGTCTGCGGAACCTCGGCGGTGGCGAGGAGCTCACCGTCCGGGGCGTCCCGGCGCAGCTCGATCGTACCTGCGGTCGCCGCCGCGACCCGGAGGGTCAGTGCGTCGATCTCGTGCAGGTTGACCGGATCGTACGAGGCCCACGCGCCGTCGGCCCCTGAGATGACGGAGCCCCGACCCTCGACGTCGCGGCTCGGCACCGTCGTCGTCCCCTCGGAGTCCGTGTGGAACTCCGCCTCGCGGATCTTCGGGAAGACGAGCGACGTGTCCGAGCCGGTCAGCGCGGGCACGCCGTCGCCACCGTCGTCGGTGTACCGGGCGTCGAGGACGTAGAAGACGTTCATGTCCTCCCCGTGCCCGCCGCCGAGGTTGGTGGCGACCGAGCCGGTGCGTCCGTACAGCGGCTCGGACGGGTGCGCGTGGGCGTCGTGGCCCAACGCCGCCTGGATGATGACCCGGGAGTCGTCGATCTCGGAGCCGTCGGGCGAGTCCTCGGCGTCCGTCACCGACACGTCCCAGGAGATCGTGTCGCCGAAGTCGAAGAACGCCCCCGTCGGCGGCAGGTCGAAGCTGACCTCGGGCCGCGTGTTGCCCACCGCGACCGGGACGGTCGCCGTCCCCGTCTTGCCGGCGGTGTCGGTCACGGTGAGGCGCACGTCGTACACCCCGTTCTCGGTGAACGTGTGCGTCGCCGTGGCCTCGGTCGCGTCGACCGTGCCGTCACCGTCGAAGTCCCAGGCGTACTCGAGCTGGTCGCCCTCGGGGTCCGAGCTCCCGGTGCCGTCGAACGTGACCTCGAGAGGCACCGTCCCCGAGTCCGGCGTCGCCGTCGCGACGGCCTCCGGAGAGCGCGAGCCGGAGACGTAGTCGATCCGGTGGAGGCCGGAGTCCGGGTTGTGACGGCCGAACCCGCCGCCCCAGTCGAGCACGTACATCGAGCCGTCGGGTCCGAACTTCGAGTCGATCGGCGCGAGGAACTGCTCGGTCGGCAGGAACCGGTTGACCTTCTCGACGTCGGACTCACCGGCCCCGGCGCGCGGGTCCTTGAGGTCGATCGAGAACATCTGGTTGCGCGCCCACTCGTAGAAGAAGGGCTTGCCGTGGTAGTACTCCGGGAACTTCGTGTCGGAGTCCAGCTCGGGGTCGAACTGGTAGAACGGCCCGCCCATCGGCGCGAGCCCGCCGCCGGCGTTGATGGCGCCGGGCACGCTCGAACGCTGGTACCCGTACCAGAGGTCCGCGGGCTGGGCCGGCGGGAGCTCCGTGAGCCCGGTGTTGCGGACCGAGTCGTTGATCGGCGCGTCGCAGTCGAAGAAGTCCCCGACGGTCACCGGGTTGGTGGTGTAGTCGACGTCCCGGAACGGCTCGTTGTCGCCCATGCACAGGGGCCAGCCGAAGAAGCCCGGCTCCTTGACGAGGTTCCACTCGGCGATGCCCGCCGGGCCGCGGGTGGCGAGGTTGTCGCTCCCGTTGTCGGGCGAGTAGTCCGCCACGCCGAGGTCGCCGGTCTCCGGGTCGATCGTGAAGCGGAACGGGTTGCGGAAGCCCATCGCGTAGATCTCGGGGAGCGTCTTGTCCTCGGTGTCCTCCGCCTCCGGGAACATGTTGCCCTCGGGGATCGTGTACGTCCCGTCGTCCTCCGGGTGGATCCGCAGGATCTTGCCGCGCAGGTCGTTGGTGTTGGCCGACGTCTCGCGCGCGTCGTGGAACGTGCCCTCGCGCTCGGAGATCGGCGCGTACCCGCCGGAAGGCTCGGAGTGAGGGTTCACGTCGTCGCCCACGCCGAGGTACAGGTCGCCCGTGCGGTGGTCGATGATGAGCCCACCGCCCGTGTGGCCCGGCTCGTCCGGCAGACGACGGGCGGGCACCTCCAGGATCACGACCTCCGACTCCGGGTCGATCACCGTGGCACCGGGCTCGTCACCGGTCACCGTGAACCGGGAGAGGCGGTTGAAGAACGACGCCGGGTCGGTGTCGTCCTCGCTCGCCGGCGAGTAGTACTGGTAGAGGAAGCCGTTGTTCTCGAAGTCCTCGTCCAGGGCGATGCCGAGCATGCCGTCCTCGCCGCCCGAGTAGACCGGGATCTCCAGCGCGGTCGTCGTGGTCTGCGTGCGGGGGTCGTACACCCGGATCTGGCCGCGGACGAGCTCGGTGAAGAAGACGCGGCCGTCCGGGGCGATGTCCATGGCGAACGGGGCGCTCGTGTTGGAGTCGAGCGCGATCTTCTCGAACTGGCCCCAGTCCGTGCCGCCGCAGTCACCCTCGACCAGGCCGGCCGCCCACTGCACGCCGCCCACGATGTGCTGGACGAACTCGGGCTCGGCCGTGTAGTGGGCGCCGAAGTGGCCCATCCCGGTCATCCACGCACGGCCGCCGTCGTAGTGCTTGCACCACGAGATCGGGTGGTCGTAGCCCATGGCGTTGCTGCCGGGCTCGTAGGTCGACTCGTCCATCGTCGCCAGCACGTGCGCGTCGCCGCGGACGTTGGTCGAGAAGTTGTACCACTCGTCGGCGCGCTCCCACCGCTGCGGCAGGTGCTCGGTCGAGGGGTGCGTCCGGTCCTCGACCCGCACGGTGCCGAGAAGTCCCGGGCTGCTGCCCGTGGCCGCGTGCCCGGGCATCAGCGACCCGATCATCTCGTCCCACCAGGCGTAGTTGCCGCGCATGTCGGTCGCGTTGTGGATGGCGACGATGCCACCGCCGGCCTGCTGGTACCGCTCGAGCGCGGCCTTCTCCTCCGCGGTCCACGGGTCTCCGGACGCCTGGAACATGACCAGGGCGTCGTACTGCGCGAGGTCGGCGTCGTTGAAGACGCTCGAGTCCTCCGTGTGGTCGGACGCGATGCCGGCCTCGGCGAACGCCGCCTCGAGCACCGGAGTGCCCTGCGTGATCGCCTCGCTGTGCCGGTACTGCGTGGTCTCGGTGAAGATGAGCACCTTGTGCTCCTCCTCGACCGTCTGCGCGAGCGGTGTCGCCGGAGCCGTCGGTGCGGCTGCCGCGATCGTCGTGGGTGCCAGCGTGAACGCCAGCGCTCCGACGGTCACGGCCGCGACCGACCTCCCCCGACGGGGACGTGGTCTCTCGGTCATCGTGATGCCTCCAGGGCGGGTCGACGTACTGGTCCCGCTGCTGCAGCGGGACGGGACAGGTCGTGACCTCACGGCGTGCCGGCGCCCAAGGTCGTGCGGTTCTCACCGCACGTGGATCAGGCCGAGGACATCACCTCCTCGAGGTGAGCGAGGCCATCGGTGGCGATGGCGTCCTGGGTCGCCGCGAGCGGGCGCCAGATCGAGGCCGCGGTGGCGATCGTGGCGTTCTCCGCCGTGAAGGACTCGATCACCAGCGGGCCGGAGTACCCCACCTCGTCCAGGGCGCCGAGGAGGCGTACCCAGTCGAGGTGGTCCGACCCCGGCGCGCCGCGGTCGTTCGCGCAGACCTGCACCGCGGCGATGCGGCTGCTCGCGCGGTGGATCGCGGCGACGAGATCGGTCTCCTCGATGTTCATGTGGTAGACGTCGAGCATCAGGCCGATCGCCTCGGCCGGGAGGGGCGCGATCACCTCGAGGGCCTGGTCGAGCGTGTTGACGAGGCTGGTCTCGTAGCGGTTGAGCGGCTCCAGGCCGACGACGACGCCCGCCGACGCCGCGTGCTCGAGCACCGGACCGAGGTTCTCGGCCAGCTCGGCGTACGCAGCCGCGCGCTCCGCGGCCGAGAGCCTCCAGGTGCGACCGACCGACGCGTACGCCGGACCGCCGACGACGCGCGCGCCCACGGTGTGCGCAGCGTCGACGACACGGCGGAGGTAGTCCTGCGTCGCGCGTACCGTGGCGCGGTCGGCGGCGACCAGCTCACGCCCGGGACCCATGACCAGGGAGACGCTCGCGCCGAGCCCGTGGTCCTCGAGGACCCGTGCGGCGAGCCGGGGGTCCCAGTCGTCGGGGTGCTCCACCGGGAGCTCGATGAGGTCGAAGCCCCACCCGGCCACGCGGGGGGCGATGGTGCGCAGTGCGGAGTCGGTCAGGGGTGAGACCCACACCCAGGTGTTTACGCCGATCGGCCGGCGTCGGATGGCATGACGGTGTTCGGGAGCCACGTCGCTCTCTCTCGTCGTCGTGTCGTCCGGGGCGGCCGGACGTGCTGCGTCGCCGCAGCGACGCCCGGCCCCCACGGTGATGGGTCAGCGGTCGGTCCACGCCTCCGGGAACCCGGGCAGGTCCTCGCCGCCGAACTTCGCGTAGTGCAGCGACGGCATGTCCGCGTTGGCCTCGAGGTACGCGCCGAGCTCGTCGGACTCGATCGGGTCCTGCGGGAGCACCCACTCCTCGGGCACCTCCTGGCCCTCCCAGATCATCTGGGCCGCGAGGACCGGGGTGCGCCACTGGAAGTTGGAGTACACGGCCGCGATCGCGTTCATGCCGGTCTCCTCCCACTTGCGCAGGAAGCTCATCTCGTCCTCGCCCATGAAGACGGGGTACGGCTTGCCGGCGTCCTCGAACGCCTCCACCGCGGCCACGGCGCCGTCCCCGGCGTCCATCCAGATGCCGTGGATGTCGCCGCGCTGGAGGTACTGCGTGACGATGTCCTTGATCTGGGCGGCGTCACCGCCGGTGAACTCGACGCCGACGACGTCGATGTCCGCCTCCGAGAAGATCCGGTCGGCCGCGGCCCACCGGTGCTCGAGGACGTCGACGCCCGGGAGGATGCGCAGCGCGAGCACCTTCGAGCCCGGGTCGAGGTTCTCCACGAGGTACTCCGCGCCGTCGGCGCCGTAGGCGTAGCCGCCGATCGGGTGGATGAACGTCACCATGCAGTCCGTATTCACGCCGCGGTCGAACACGATCACCGGCGTGCCGCTCTCGCACGCCGCCTCGACGGCGGGCGTGAGCGTGGCCGTCGTGGACGGCGAGATGATGATGGCGTCACAGTCTCCGTTCTCGACGAACGCCTGGATGTCGGAGATCTGCTTGTTGTCGTCGTCGGCGGCGTCGGAGACCCGGAACTCGCCGATCACCCCCTGCTCCTTCAGGACCTCGACCTGCTGCTGCATGGTGATCCAGCCCGTGACGCGCCACGGGTTCGAGACCGAGGCGTTGGAGAAGCACAGCGTCTTGTCGCCGCCTGGGCTCGCGTACTCGGATGTGTCCACGTACTCCGGCTCGATCGCCTGCAGCCAGGGCTGGTCGGCCGGACCCTCCGGCTCGATGTCCCGCTGGGCCAGCTCACGGTCGTAGTCCGCCTGGACGAACCACTCGCTGTTCGCGCCGGACTCCGACTCGCTTCCTTCCTCCGCCGTCTCCTCGGCGGCCGCCTCCGGGGGTATCTCCGCCGGAGTGTCGGTCGTGCAGGCAGCCGTGCCCAGCAGCACCGCCGTGGCGGCGCCGGCCACAAGAGCTCGGGCTCGGACTCGCTTCATGTCGTTCTCCTTCGTGAGACGTCGTCGTCGGGACGGGAGCGAACGGGTACGCGTCGTGGTGGTCGGTCTGTCGAGGTCGTCAGGAGATCTGGGCCTAGCGGTCAGGTGGATCGGCCGCCGGAGCGGGGGAAGGACTCCCGCTCGGATCGAAGCCGTCGCCGACGGCGCCCGGGACCCGCTCCCGTGGTCGTGCACGGCGTGGCCGCGAGGCGTAGGCGACGGCCGCGATGATGATCACGCCCTGGACCGCGGGTCGGATCGAGGCCGGCAGGCCGAACTGGTTGAAGAGGGTGAACAGCGCCTCGAGCGTCACGGCGCCGAGGATCGCGCCGGCGACGGTGCCACGGCCTCCGCCGAGGACCACGCCGCCCAGCACGACCGCGGTGATCGCCATGAACTCCAAGCCCTGCCCGACCTGCGCGGTGACGCCCGCGAAGCCCCCGATGAGCACGGCGGCGACGGTCGCGCACAAGCTCGAGAGGAGGAATGCTCGGGTGCGCACCCACCAGACCGGCGCGCCCGCATAGGCGGCCACCCGGGCGTTGTCGCCGACGGCGACGAGGGTGCGGCCGTACGGGCGGCGCATGAGGACGACGGCCGCGGCTGCGAGCACCGCCGCGATCACGAGCGCCCACGGGACCTGGAAGGACCCCGGGTTGTCGGGGATGCCTCCGCGGCCCCAGGTGCGGAAGCCCTCGGTGAGGGCGCCGGTCGGGGCGCCTCCGGTCCAGAGGCGGATGGCCCCGTAGAGGACGAGCATCATGCCCAGGGTCGTGATGAAGGACGGCACCTTGAGCAGCGTCGTCACGAGCCCGTTCACCAGGCCGACCAGCAGCCCGAACCCGAGCATCAGGGCGACCACGAGCCACGTGCGGGACTCCTCGCCGTCGAGGACCTTCGCGGCGATGACCACCTGCGCCCCGACGAGGGAGCCGACGGACAGGTCGAACTCGCCGGAGACGATGACGAAGTACTGCCCGATCGCGAGGATCACCAGCGGTGCCGCCTTCTTGGCGAACGCCATGAGCGAGGTCGGCTCCGCGAAGGACGGGTTGACCGAGAAGATCGCGACGAAGACGAGGACGAGCAGCGCGGCCACGGTCCACGCGCCGCCGGAACCCAGGCGGGTGAGGACACCGGCTCGCGGATCGCGGGCCGGGACGCCGCGCCCTTGCGGTGCACGGGCGGCGAGGCTCTCGGAGAGCTTCGACGGGCTGCTGGTGGTCACTTCGACACACCTCCGGTGGTCGGCTCGGTGACGGCCACGGGGCCTCCCCGCAGGCGCCCCCCGCTCGGGCGGAACCGCGCCCTGCTGCTGGCCGGGTCGATCTGCCGACGCGCATACAGCGCGACGGCGGCGATGATGACGACGCCTCGCAGGACGTCCTTGAAGAACGGGTCGACGTCCAGGACGTTGAACGCCGTGTCCAGCACGGCGAGGATCGCCACGCCGCCCACGGTGCCGACCATCGATCCGCGTCCGCCGAGCAGCAGCGTCCCTCCCAGGACGACCGCGGCGATCGAGTCGAGGTCGAGCCCGTACGAGTAGACCAGCGCGTTACCGGTACCGAATCGCGCGGCGATGAGCAGCCCCGCGACGCCCGCGCAGACCGAGCACAGCACGTGGGCGAGGATGACCGTCCGGTCGGTGCGGATGCCGGAGAGGCGGGCGACGTCGAGGTTCCCGCCCACGGCGAACATGTGATATCCGCTGCGGGTCCGCGTCAGCAGCACGACTCCGGCCACCGCCAGGCTCAGCATGACGATCGTCGAGATCGGCACGGGCCCGATGCGCGTGT contains:
- a CDS encoding ThuA domain-containing protein produces the protein MTVGALAFTLAPTTIAAAAPTAPATPLAQTVEEEHKVLIFTETTQYRHSEAITQGTPVLEAAFAEAGIASDHTEDSSVFNDADLAQYDALVMFQASGDPWTAEEKAALERYQQAGGGIVAIHNATDMRGNYAWWDEMIGSLMPGHAATGSSPGLLGTVRVEDRTHPSTEHLPQRWERADEWYNFSTNVRGDAHVLATMDESTYEPGSNAMGYDHPISWCKHYDGGRAWMTGMGHFGAHYTAEPEFVQHIVGGVQWAAGLVEGDCGGTDWGQFEKIALDSNTSAPFAMDIAPDGRVFFTELVRGQIRVYDPRTQTTTTALEIPVYSGGEDGMLGIALDEDFENNGFLYQYYSPASEDDTDPASFFNRLSRFTVTGDEPGATVIDPESEVVILEVPARRLPDEPGHTGGGLIIDHRTGDLYLGVGDDVNPHSEPSGGYAPISEREGTFHDARETSANTNDLRGKILRIHPEDDGTYTIPEGNMFPEAEDTEDKTLPEIYAMGFRNPFRFTIDPETGDLGVADYSPDNGSDNLATRGPAGIAEWNLVKEPGFFGWPLCMGDNEPFRDVDYTTNPVTVGDFFDCDAPINDSVRNTGLTELPPAQPADLWYGYQRSSVPGAINAGGGLAPMGGPFYQFDPELDSDTKFPEYYHGKPFFYEWARNQMFSIDLKDPRAGAGESDVEKVNRFLPTEQFLAPIDSKFGPDGSMYVLDWGGGFGRHNPDSGLHRIDYVSGSRSPEAVATATPDSGTVPLEVTFDGTGSSDPEGDQLEYAWDFDGDGTVDATEATATHTFTENGVYDVRLTVTDTAGKTGTATVPVAVGNTRPEVSFDLPPTGAFFDFGDTISWDVSVTDAEDSPDGSEIDDSRVIIQAALGHDAHAHPSEPLYGRTGSVATNLGGGHGEDMNVFYVLDARYTDDGGDGVPALTGSDTSLVFPKIREAEFHTDSEGTTTVPSRDVEGRGSVISGADGAWASYDPVNLHEIDALTLRVAAATAGTIELRRDAPDGELLATAEVPQTGLTTFTDVRVDVEDPGESFTLFAVFPGSGERRLNFIEANGKGVSETTRPEVAITAPEAGVELEQGEITVAADATDAENEITQVEFFVDGSSIGVDTQAPYEAAWTVTEDGYYELTAVATNDRGLSTTSRIVVAQVGDPFDGLKTFTNARGEFEHLGANRYLITSGGANMWQGTDEYSALYREGVDDTWSVTVRINSQQNSHSSAKAGIIVRNDVTAPGSSPGYAALGIRPSGGFEWLRGNESGQLSTSSSAGTTAYPAWVRLVRYGDLYYAYWSADGKDFRQIGQPVTLPGAASVQDVGMFVTAHSASATSAVEFQDFTFDDDPADPSAPDPGDTPPECDVEGDPDGGVRKPSDEFDGEGIDGCRWDSIVRYDADHVTVADGRLQITTQPGDINGSANDDPKNFILQRAPEGDWVAETRFAAPLQHQWQLAGLLAYADDDDYVKLDVVAKNAPGAATLLGAELVSEQGGAFGAGGNRQIDLAGEPSSGFWHLRLEKVGDTYQGSVSEDGEEWVSLGDPVTHDVPLTSIGLMAIGPKQTSPVVVGFDWFRLTTADDEEPVAVGVQAVAECVGKQAVVTVRVSNDDAEPAEVLVETAYGSKTYPDVAPGDTPLHKFRPKADSVEAGTVSVTATIGDRTSTVEAEYDAVSCG
- a CDS encoding sugar phosphate isomerase/epimerase, whose product is MAGWGFDLIELPVEHPDDWDPRLAARVLEDHGLGASVSLVMGPGRELVAADRATVRATQDYLRRVVDAAHTVGARVVGGPAYASVGRTWRLSAAERAAAYAELAENLGPVLEHAASAGVVVGLEPLNRYETSLVNTLDQALEVIAPLPAEAIGLMLDVYHMNIEETDLVAAIHRASSRIAAVQVCANDRGAPGSDHLDWVRLLGALDEVGYSGPLVIESFTAENATIATAASIWRPLAATQDAIATDGLAHLEEVMSSA
- a CDS encoding N-acetyltransferase, translating into MTARTDVVVRPARPEEAAEIAWLAALTFPLACPPGTPVATMAAHVADKLTPARFEAWARSDAHALVVATDEASSPAVLGYALVVLGMPDGEAEAAVLRDVVGSGPYAELSKIYVHPRAQGTGVAGALMEGAVAAAGGLAARAGHPTPRPLWLGTNGQNARAQAFYRRHGFTVVGRRTYVVGGVEHDDVVMLHAATH
- a CDS encoding substrate-binding domain-containing protein, which produces MKRVRARALVAGAATAVLLGTAACTTDTPAEIPPEAAAEETAEEGSESESGANSEWFVQADYDRELAQRDIEPEGPADQPWLQAIEPEYVDTSEYASPGGDKTLCFSNASVSNPWRVTGWITMQQQVEVLKEQGVIGEFRVSDAADDDNKQISDIQAFVENGDCDAIIISPSTTATLTPAVEAACESGTPVIVFDRGVNTDCMVTFIHPIGGYAYGADGAEYLVENLDPGSKVLALRILPGVDVLEHRWAAADRIFSEADIDVVGVEFTGGDAAQIKDIVTQYLQRGDIHGIWMDAGDGAVAAVEAFEDAGKPYPVFMGEDEMSFLRKWEETGMNAIAAVYSNFQWRTPVLAAQMIWEGQEVPEEWVLPQDPIESDELGAYLEANADMPSLHYAKFGGEDLPGFPEAWTDR